From Rhodopseudomonas palustris:
CGCCTGGTCGGGGCGCGGCATCGTCAAGCGCGTCGACGTCACCATGGACGGCGGCCGCAACTGGCGCGAGGCGCGGATCGACGGCCCGGTGATGGACAAGTCGATGGTGCGCTTCTACGTCGATTTCGACTGGAACGGCGAAGAGCTGATGCTGCAGTCGCGCGCCATCGACGAGACCGGCTATGTGCAGCCGAGCAAGGCCGAGCTGCGCAAGGTCCGCGGCGTCAATTCGATCTACCACAACAACGGCATCCAGACCTGGCTCGTGCATCCGGACGGAGTGACTGAAAATGTCGAGATCGCTTAGTCTCATCGCCGGTCTGGCCGTCGCCGCGCTGGTCGCGGTGCCGCTGACCGGGGCGATCGCCGAGAAGGCCGCGCCGAAACCCGCCAAGGCGGTGGCGACCCAGCCGGCGCCGCCGCCCGCGCCGGTGAAACTCGGCCTCGGCCGCCCGGCGCTGCCGGAGGAAGTTCACGCCTGGGATACGGATGTGCGTCCCGATGGTCTCGGCCTGCCGCCCGGCAAAGGCAGCGCGAAGCAGGGCGACGCGCTGTTTCAGGAAAAATGCTCGACCTGCCACGGCGAGTTCGGCGAAGGCGTCGGCCGCTATCCGGTGCTGTCCGGCGGCCTCGGCTCGCTGACGGCCGATCGGCCCGACAAGACCGTCGGCTCGTACTGGCCGGACGCCACCACGGTGTACGACTACATCAGCCGGGCGATGCCGTTCGGCAATGCGCGTTCGCTCACCGCCGACGAAGCCTATGCGTTGACGGCCTATCTGCTCAACATGAGCGACGTGATCAAGGATCCGGATTTCGAACTCGACCAGAGCAATCTCGCGAAAGTGAAGATGCCCAACGCCGACGGCTTCTATCTCGACGATCGGGAAACGTCCGAGAAGCAGTTCTGGAACAAGAATCCGTGCATGAAGAACTGCGGCCCTGCGCCGAAGGTGATCGGCCGCGCGATCGCGGTCGACGTCACGCCGGACGAAAAGGCCGGGCCCAAGGTGGACTGAGGATGAGTACGATACACGGCCGTGCGCCGTGTGCGCGAAGTAACAATTGCGGGAATTCGGTGGCGCGACGAAGCCGCGTTGCGCCAGATCAATGCCCGGTCGGAGGATCGACACACTATCTGATAATTATCGCAGGCTTGCGCGCCCCGAGGACGCGGCGCGGAGGAAACATCCTTGAATCTCGATCTGCTCATCGAACGCTTCGGCGAAACCGCCGCGCTGACCGCAGGCGGTCTGGCGGTGGGCCTCGCGTTCGGGGCGTGCGCCGAGCGCAGCAAATTCTGTCTGCGCGCGGCGGTGATCGAGTTCTCCGAAGGCTCGTTCGGGCCCAAGCTCGCGGTGTGGCTGCTGACGTTCTCGGCCGCGGTGGCCGCGACCCAGGCGGCGATCTCCACCGGACTTCTCGATGTCTCCGAGGCGCGCCAGCTCGCCGCGACCGGAAGCCTGTCGGGCGCGGCGATCGGCGGGCTGATGTTCGGCGCCGGCATGGTGCTGTCGCGCGGTTGCGCCAGCCGGCTGCTGGTGCTGTCGGGAACCGGCAATCTTCGCGCGCTGGTCACCGGACTGATTTTGACGATCGTGGCGCAGGCCTCGCTGCGCGGCGTGCTGTCGCCGGCGCGGGAATTCCTGTCGCAGCTCTGGACGTTGCCGGGCGGCGCCGCGCGCAATCTGCTCAGCGTCGCGCATGTCGGGTCGGTGGTCGGCGCATCGCTCGGCGCGTTCGGGCTCGCGGTCGCGTTCTGGCTGGCGTGGCGCAACCGGATCGGCATCGTCAACGGGATCGCCGCGATCGGCGTCGGGTTGGCGGTGACGGCCGGCTGGCTGGTCACCTACACGCTGTCGCTGCATGCGTTCGAGCCGACCACGGTCAAGAGCGTGAGCTTCACCGGGCCGTCGGCGGATACGCTGATGGGGCTGATCAATTCGCCCTCGGTGCCGCTCGGCTTCGATATCGGCCTGGTGCCCGGCGTGTTCGCCGGCTCGCTGGTCGCTGCGCTGATCGG
This genomic window contains:
- a CDS encoding YeeE/YedE family protein, whose amino-acid sequence is MNLDLLIERFGETAALTAGGLAVGLAFGACAERSKFCLRAAVIEFSEGSFGPKLAVWLLTFSAAVAATQAAISTGLLDVSEARQLAATGSLSGAAIGGLMFGAGMVLSRGCASRLLVLSGTGNLRALVTGLILTIVAQASLRGVLSPAREFLSQLWTLPGGAARNLLSVAHVGSVVGASLGAFGLAVAFWLAWRNRIGIVNGIAAIGVGLAVTAGWLVTYTLSLHAFEPTTVKSVSFTGPSADTLMGLINSPSVPLGFDIGLVPGVFAGSLVAALIGREWKLQGFHDGLSMGRYAAGAFLMGFGGMLAGGCAVGAGVTGGSIFAVTAWLALAAMWLGALVMHTLIDAKAAALAPALTTNQTGN
- a CDS encoding cytochrome c, with protein sequence MSRSLSLIAGLAVAALVAVPLTGAIAEKAAPKPAKAVATQPAPPPAPVKLGLGRPALPEEVHAWDTDVRPDGLGLPPGKGSAKQGDALFQEKCSTCHGEFGEGVGRYPVLSGGLGSLTADRPDKTVGSYWPDATTVYDYISRAMPFGNARSLTADEAYALTAYLLNMSDVIKDPDFELDQSNLAKVKMPNADGFYLDDRETSEKQFWNKNPCMKNCGPAPKVIGRAIAVDVTPDEKAGPKVD